From one Coffea eugenioides isolate CCC68of chromosome 11, Ceug_1.0, whole genome shotgun sequence genomic stretch:
- the LOC113754489 gene encoding basic leucine zipper 9-like isoform X1, whose translation MNKKAAQKPTPLPISASSEMKRSFSELALEEFFKHTRAVEDDQNPKDDQKVSAKAGTEAYRCALGGDKCFADTTSSNPTFPLIGNQEISNVLTRSDASMDNPHWSHNLASRHSSLSATIDSQSSICVGSPTSATKSKGKDKRAMVATSGSSPEQSDDDEVETEAGQCEESTDPMDLKRIKRMVSNRESARRSRRRKQAHLADLEQQVEQLRGENGSLFKQLADASQQFKDASTNNRVLKSDVEAFRAKVKLAEDMVTRGSLTSSLSHLLQNYLSTPESLNNANMCRGENVSTIVTVRGVDPTYPDVGVSVQNSAARMGNVDNFNGDLKNGVTNDAMICMADLWPWESHAGSVTK comes from the exons ATGAACAAAAAAGCTGCACAAAAGCCAACTCCTTTACCCATCTCTGCATCCAGTGAAATGAAAAGAAGTTTTTCTGAGTTGGCCCTTGAGGAGTTTTTCAAGCACACAAGGGCTGTTGAAGATGATCAGAACCCAAAGGATGACCAGAAAGTTAGTGCTAAAGCTGGAACAGAAGCTTATCGTTGTGCTTTAGGTGGTGATAAATGTTTTGCTGATACCACGTCTAGCAATccaacctttcctttgatcggAAACCAG GAAATTAGTAACGTCTTAACCAGATCTGATGCATCAATGGATAATCCTCACTGGTCTCACAATCTTGCTTCCAGGCACTCTAGCCTCTCAGCTACCATTGATTCCCAGTCATCAATATGTG TTGGCAGTCCAACATCTGCCACTaagtcaaaaggaaaagataaaagaGCCATGGTTGCAACTAGTGGTTCTTCACCTGAGCAATCAGATGATGATGAAGTAGAGACTGAAGCTGGTCAATGTGAGGAAAGCACTGATCCTATGGATCTGAAGCGTATCAAAAG GATGGTTTCGAATAGGGAGTCTGCTAGACGTTCCAGAAGAAGAAAGCAAGCTCATTTAGCGGATCTTGAGCAGCAG GTTGAGCAACTACGAGGAGAGAATGGCTCCTTGTTCAAGCAACTTGCAGATGCTAGTCAACAGTTTAAAGATGCATCCACAAATAATCGAGTGCTTAAATCTGATGTGGAGGCTTTTAGAGCCAAG GTAAAGCTGGCTGAAGACATGGTCACACGGGGTTCACTGACCTCCAGTCTAAGCCATCTTCTTCAAAACTATTTAAGCACTCCAGAGTCTCTCAACAATGCCAACATGTGCCGAGGGGAGAATGTCTCTACAATTGTCACAGTCCGTGGGGTTGATCCTACATATCCTGATGTGGGAGTTTCAGTACAAAATTCTGCAGCTCGAATGGGAAATGTTGACAACTTCAATGGCGATCTTAAGAATGGAGTTACAAATGACGCAATGATCTGCATGGCAGATCTGTGGCCTTGGGAATCTCATGCTGGTTCAGTGACAAAGTAG
- the LOC113754489 gene encoding basic leucine zipper 9-like isoform X2, with product MILFKSSVGILLEISNVLTRSDASMDNPHWSHNLASRHSSLSATIDSQSSICVGSPTSATKSKGKDKRAMVATSGSSPEQSDDDEVETEAGQCEESTDPMDLKRIKRMVSNRESARRSRRRKQAHLADLEQQVEQLRGENGSLFKQLADASQQFKDASTNNRVLKSDVEAFRAKVKLAEDMVTRGSLTSSLSHLLQNYLSTPESLNNANMCRGENVSTIVTVRGVDPTYPDVGVSVQNSAARMGNVDNFNGDLKNGVTNDAMICMADLWPWESHAGSVTK from the exons ATGATCTTATTCAAATCTTCAGTGGGGATTTTGTTG GAAATTAGTAACGTCTTAACCAGATCTGATGCATCAATGGATAATCCTCACTGGTCTCACAATCTTGCTTCCAGGCACTCTAGCCTCTCAGCTACCATTGATTCCCAGTCATCAATATGTG TTGGCAGTCCAACATCTGCCACTaagtcaaaaggaaaagataaaagaGCCATGGTTGCAACTAGTGGTTCTTCACCTGAGCAATCAGATGATGATGAAGTAGAGACTGAAGCTGGTCAATGTGAGGAAAGCACTGATCCTATGGATCTGAAGCGTATCAAAAG GATGGTTTCGAATAGGGAGTCTGCTAGACGTTCCAGAAGAAGAAAGCAAGCTCATTTAGCGGATCTTGAGCAGCAG GTTGAGCAACTACGAGGAGAGAATGGCTCCTTGTTCAAGCAACTTGCAGATGCTAGTCAACAGTTTAAAGATGCATCCACAAATAATCGAGTGCTTAAATCTGATGTGGAGGCTTTTAGAGCCAAG GTAAAGCTGGCTGAAGACATGGTCACACGGGGTTCACTGACCTCCAGTCTAAGCCATCTTCTTCAAAACTATTTAAGCACTCCAGAGTCTCTCAACAATGCCAACATGTGCCGAGGGGAGAATGTCTCTACAATTGTCACAGTCCGTGGGGTTGATCCTACATATCCTGATGTGGGAGTTTCAGTACAAAATTCTGCAGCTCGAATGGGAAATGTTGACAACTTCAATGGCGATCTTAAGAATGGAGTTACAAATGACGCAATGATCTGCATGGCAGATCTGTGGCCTTGGGAATCTCATGCTGGTTCAGTGACAAAGTAG
- the LOC113754489 gene encoding basic leucine zipper 9-like isoform X3 translates to MDNPHWSHNLASRHSSLSATIDSQSSICVGSPTSATKSKGKDKRAMVATSGSSPEQSDDDEVETEAGQCEESTDPMDLKRIKRMVSNRESARRSRRRKQAHLADLEQQVEQLRGENGSLFKQLADASQQFKDASTNNRVLKSDVEAFRAKVKLAEDMVTRGSLTSSLSHLLQNYLSTPESLNNANMCRGENVSTIVTVRGVDPTYPDVGVSVQNSAARMGNVDNFNGDLKNGVTNDAMICMADLWPWESHAGSVTK, encoded by the exons ATGGATAATCCTCACTGGTCTCACAATCTTGCTTCCAGGCACTCTAGCCTCTCAGCTACCATTGATTCCCAGTCATCAATATGTG TTGGCAGTCCAACATCTGCCACTaagtcaaaaggaaaagataaaagaGCCATGGTTGCAACTAGTGGTTCTTCACCTGAGCAATCAGATGATGATGAAGTAGAGACTGAAGCTGGTCAATGTGAGGAAAGCACTGATCCTATGGATCTGAAGCGTATCAAAAG GATGGTTTCGAATAGGGAGTCTGCTAGACGTTCCAGAAGAAGAAAGCAAGCTCATTTAGCGGATCTTGAGCAGCAG GTTGAGCAACTACGAGGAGAGAATGGCTCCTTGTTCAAGCAACTTGCAGATGCTAGTCAACAGTTTAAAGATGCATCCACAAATAATCGAGTGCTTAAATCTGATGTGGAGGCTTTTAGAGCCAAG GTAAAGCTGGCTGAAGACATGGTCACACGGGGTTCACTGACCTCCAGTCTAAGCCATCTTCTTCAAAACTATTTAAGCACTCCAGAGTCTCTCAACAATGCCAACATGTGCCGAGGGGAGAATGTCTCTACAATTGTCACAGTCCGTGGGGTTGATCCTACATATCCTGATGTGGGAGTTTCAGTACAAAATTCTGCAGCTCGAATGGGAAATGTTGACAACTTCAATGGCGATCTTAAGAATGGAGTTACAAATGACGCAATGATCTGCATGGCAGATCTGTGGCCTTGGGAATCTCATGCTGGTTCAGTGACAAAGTAG